The DNA region gcaaactgccggttgtaaaaacaaaacaaaacagaaacaaataaagtatgtagcatgtttacacatttagaagcatgtttagtagaacatgaaccaggaaaatgaccaaatctgagccagtaaacaaagtctggaaggagaaacgcttctgaaacgctcccggtggagtctgacagttttcaaaataaaacatcctgtgcagacTCCAGAGTGTAGGCAGCTACCGTCCCcctcacttctggagccagcctcaagtggacgtttgaggaactgcagtttgtggctgcACCTCATGGACACGGAGGTTGGCACTCATGGTGGAAgcacataaacaacaacacttcctgtattcatttcaaattaaaagccttcTTTACCAAGGCTTTTGTTGTGAAGCATTTGCAGGAAGGTGTAGCTGTACGTCTGCGTCTCAGAGTTTCGTCATGTTGGCACAGTCGATGTACAGACACATGGTTCCGCTGTGTCTCCGTCCTGTGTTTGACCGTccccctctgtcctctcagTGTACAGGGTGATAAAGAACCAGCCTCCCCCCATCCTCTCCATCGAGTTGGACCACAACCCCTTCAAGTGTCCCGCAGCGGGCTGCACCAAGTCGTTCAGAAAGGCGAGCCTGCTGCACTACCACATCAAGTACTACCACTCGGACCAGCAGCTGGACGAGCGAGGTGGCGAGCAGGAGGCGGCTCCGCTGCTGAGGTGGGTTGACGGTTCAAATCCCTGGACGGGAGCGTCACAGGACGCGGTGTGTGTTTGACACTGAGCTCGATCTTGTAGGAGGAAGCGGTCATCTTCAAAGGGCGGCGGCGACTTCGCGTCGGACGTGAAGAGTGAGGACCAGGACGATAGCTGTCACCATGACGACAGAGAGCACAGCACCATGGGAACAGGTAGGACGGCTGTACATGCAGATGTGTAACATAAAGACATTTACGTgcctgacctgtctgtctgtctgtctgtctgtctgtctgtctgcagaggaagtaaaaaaagatgcaggacaggacagaaaggagaggaagaactTCCTGAGAGTCaaactaaagaagaagaaaaagaagaagaagaagaagaaaagtcagtCAGGTGAGAGTTCAGCTGCACGCAGTCTTTAAAACCAgcaacacacaaccacagagTCTGAGACCACGTGTGACCAAGTGACACGTTTATTTTGAATCCTCCACCAGCTCAGTGTTTCATTAATGAACTCACTCACTGATTATTGTTGTAGCTTCACATCTTAAGCTGTGAATTTTAGGTTCTGCAGTTTTTCAGACTTGATATTTTCTTCTTCAACAACTCTTAACGACGGGCTCGCCGTTACCCCCGTATGCATGCACTTATTGAAATAAGGACGCATATGAGATGTGTGAGAAGAacatttattgatttgattttatgcAGGTGTGCATTTCCGGCAAGGACAGAGATACACGGCACGGGACGCTGGCCAATCCACCTCATAGTCCGCTCGTTAACcgcctgaacacacaaaacacagacacacacactaaatacacGAGTAGGAAGAGTAGGAAGTATGACGTATGATGTTGATGTAGCCGCCTCGTAAACACAGATGACCTGAACTTGTTggtggttttctgtttttctacatttttcctCACAGTTCATAGAAAACgaataaactttatttgaatGTGAACACAAATGAAGCCGATTGAACTCTGTTATTAGttgtaataatgtgtgtgtgtgttctcgtTCTCGTTCTCATCCTCATCAGGATTTGGCAGCAGTGATGATGAGATCTCTGAAAGACCTGCGATCACTCTGAAGCTGTCCACGGATCATcccaacacacccacacacggtcagaacacacacacccacacacacacccacactcccacacacacacacacacacacacacacacacacacacacacatgtccatgGCTTGTCTCTGACGCTCTCTAATCTTTCAGTGGACGACGGCAGCGACTGGTCGACGTTGACGGCCGAGAGCGGAGAGGACACGTCCTCTTGGCCCGTTGCTATGGAGACAGAGGAGTGTGAGgtggtgaggtgtgtgtgtgaggtggacGAGGAGAACGACTTCATGATCCAGgtaagatgcacacacacacacacactgccgtGTTACTATGATCCGCCCGTCCTCACGCcgtgtgtctctctgcagtgtgaGTCGTGTCTGTGCTGGCAGCACGGCACCTGTATGGGTCTATACGAAGACAACGTCCCACACAACTACATCTGCTACTACTGCAGACACACTGCAGGTCAGCATCCCACACACTGCCtaaaacatgagtgtgtgtgtgtgtgtgtgtgtgtctcatccTGACTTGTGTGACCGTCACGTTCAGGTTGGAGGCGGGCTCAGCGTTTCCTGTCTGAACCTGATTTGCTGATATCTGGTCACATGTTCGGCCTGTCGTGCGTGAAGGAGAACTACTCGGAGGTCAACGCCTCGAAGATCTCGCACACGAGCCGCCTGCTGGCGCACACACACGGCCTCCATCAGGTCCTCAGCAGCCTGCAGCTCAAAATCAGCCTCTTACAGTGAGTTCGGTTACTCACACTCACGGCTCGCCTCGAGTCCACGGGGACGTACGCTCACTCTGTCCATCCGTCTGTCCACGCAGCTCGCACGCCCACCCCGATCTGCAGCTCTGGAGGTTGCCGTGGAGACGAGAGGAGGGGCCGAAGTTGGCGTCCAGCCCGAAAGGAGAGAGCGCGCTCTGTTACGTCAGCAGCGAACACTGCTACCAGAAGCCCGAAGCATCATGGGAAAAATCAGACGAGACGGACACCGAGCAgaaggtaaacaaacacaaacaggaagtatgTCAGCAAGTTGAACGTTTGGTATTAGTTTGTTTGACGTACCTTCATCATGACAGTAgtgtagagggacagatgtgtcacgtccagctgttggtagtgttgtagaggaggtcctctcttcaggaggtctgtgaaggtctagagggacgcccctgatctgtaggaactggtaggacgttccaccaacggggaacaacagacagaaaagtttggactgtcctgagaggacaggtgacagagccaggaggaggtaacatctgtctgtatgaggacgctcaagaaccagagactgctttgtagtcagtgttagagatctgagtttaatgtggctgctgcaggtagACTGAGGAGCTCCATGATCAAAGAGCAGGTGAGctgccacgttctggatcatctgaagagttTTCATGAGATGACGGCAGCCTGTGTGAGGAACTGGTTAGCATGTGAGTCAGGTGAGGCCGCCACGTTTTAGCATACACCTGTGAACGTGACGACGTATCAGACTGATTTATATCAACTTATTATAAATCATATTCCAGTGACCTCGAGGTTCATTCTCATTCTAAATGTTCACATATATGATATAATCACATCATACTGTGAAAATACATCGGACATCGATGTAGTACAcgtaccatagtttgagaacccAGGCTCATCTCACACTTTAGACCttcataattaaattaaacaatcaCCTCTACTCTGACAGTGTATGATGGCCACAGGTGATCACAGGTGATGTTACGGATGTGTGAAGTCAGTAGGTGTGGTGTTAATAAACAAAGCTGGgctccgacacacacacacacacacacacacacacacacacacacacacacccccctcTATCAGCCTCTCAGCACTGAACAGGCTCCTGCTGTTGCTATGAGACCGCCCTAAACCAGTTTGAAGCTCCGGGCTTGTTCTTGGAAATGTGGATCTATTTTTACCTGCTGGTGAAGTTTCAGAGAACATCGTCCTCGTAGAAGAACACTAAACTGTCACGATGCTGCTCCTGTTTcttcacctcttcctcctcacacacatcaGGTTTTTATCCATGAACCATCatcatgtttcctgtttcctgttcccTGCAGGATATCAAAGCTGAAGATGTCGACAGGAAGCCGGCTGACGTCGCTGCAGATCCGACCGTGGTGACGGACACACTCAGAGAGGCCTGCATTAAAACagagaaccacacacacacttggacacACACGCAGGATCCCGTGGCCGAGTGTCAGCTGAACCTGCTGGATCACGTCGAGTCTCTTCACCACCAGATCAGTGCCAGGATGGACCTGATAGAGCGAGAACTCGATGGtaacgcacacatacacactgatttACAGTAAACTACACAAAAGTAAATTTCCCCACTGTGggatgaataaattataatctaaaacacacactgcgtGAACTCGAGGGCAGTGAAACAGGTcgaaaacacaacagtgattTTGGTGGCCGTGGTGTAAGACTTTTATATACATCTCTGTGTTCAAAGCCACTCCTCTAAAACCCGGCCTCGATGAAGtcgttaatcagagaaataaaaagtgatttcctGATTATTTCACAGCGTAtacattcaacacaaacacacacatcgcAGCATAACCCTGCAGGGCTTGACCACAGCTCCTATCTGAATGTAGGATCTcaggagagtgagagggaaaGACGGCGTCAAGTCACAATATTtaacaatcaaacacacaagTGGACATTTGTACGGTGATGATGGACAGCTGCCCTTCAAGTCACTTTGAACGCTCAACACTGAACCAGTTTCATGAATTGTCATTagtcacaaaaacagaaaaatttaAACCAGGTGAAAATACGGACGACCCCACAGACGACCCCACGGACGACCCAGACGACCCACAGACGACCCCACAGACGACGACCATAGACGACCCCACGGATGACCCAGATGACCCCACAGACAACCTAAACGACCCACAGACGACCCCACGGACGACCCACAGAAGACCCCACAGACGACCCACAGAAGACCCCACAGACGACCCACAGAAGACCCCACAGACGACCCACAGAAGACCCCACAGACGACCCACAGAAGACCCCACAGACGACCCACAGAAGACCCCACAGACGACCCACAGAAGACCCCACAGACGACCCACAGAAGACCCCACAGACGACCCACAGAAGACCCCACAGACGACCCACAGAAGACCCCACAGACGACCCACAGAAGACCCCACAGACGACCCACAGAAGACCCCACAGACGACCCACAGAAGACCCCACAGACGACCCACAGAAGACCCCACAGACGACCCACAGAAGACCCCACAGACGACCCACAGAAGACCCCACAGACGACCCACAGAAGACCCCACAGACGACCCACAGAAGACCCCACAGACGACCCACAGAAGACCCCACAGACGACCCAAAGACCCCACAGACGACCCACAGAAGACCCCACAGACGACCCAAACGACCCCACAGACGACCCACAGTCGACCCAAACAACCCCACGAACGACCGAGAATCGACCCCACAGACGACCCACACACGACCCCACGGATGAGCTAATGACTAACATGTCACTAataaattctctctctctctctctctctctctctctctctctctctctctccagttttAGAGTCCTGGTTGGACCACTCCGGCGAGCTCGAGCCTCCCGACCCGTTGTCCCGCCTCCCGCAGCTCAAGCAGCGAATCAGGCGGCTGCTGCGTGACCTGTGCACTGTGAGACGGCTGTCGGTTTGGCGCTGACGCTCTCCATTCCTTAAACTCCGACCCCCCTGACATCTGACCCTTTGCAAGTCACTGCTAGCCACAACGAGACTGACGGACGGGGCTGGCACACGAGTAGAATGCGAGGGAGGCGTAGAGCACAACTCTGAGTCTGGAGACAAATCTGTGGTTTGTTTACCTCAGAGTCTCAGGACGGCGCCGCCCTGGAGGAGAAAAGATGCACTGCAACGCAAAGAGGACGACCACTTCTTCTTATAAACTGATTTTCTTCGTTAACGTTAGCAGAACATTTACCGAGAAAGCCTCCAGACGGTGCCCGACCACACGGCGATGACACGTTTGATTGATTTGGTTCTGATGTCATCCGTGTGGTCGGGACACGATAACTGTCGTTAGCCTGAATGTTCGCGTACGTCAGTTTCTAGCAGCCGTCTAACAAACGCTGATTTTTGAAGATGGAGGATTTAGTGGGAGATTTCCACAGTTTCTAAGTTTGATATTTCTGAAGGCAGGTTTTGTAATTTTACTGTTTAACTGTtttggagaaggaaaaaaaaacatcttgtcaGAGGGTTTCATGGCTCCAGCAGAAATATGGTGACCACTAACATGCCAGCCGggctacattagcattagctctCTAAAGAGTCAATAAAAAGGTCATCAAGCGCTAACTAGCTTGCTACTCTTTTTGCCCTGTGGTCCAATCACACTTGAGGAAGCCTGGATCAACTTTCACCTTTCCTGTACGCGAtatctgttttcctttttttaacaaCCCATGTTTTGCTCTGTAGCAAAATGCTAACTAACTAGCAGGGCTAAGAAGGCATGCGTGTTAGCATGTAGCATAAAGGAGAATGTTGAACCAGGCTCAGATTCAGTAACTCATTAACTCAGTTGCTAACAAGTTCTCAGTTCATTTCAAAGGTGTATTTGTACCATCCTGTCTCACTACTGTGTGTAAACAGCTGATCATCTCAAACAGCTTCTTGTATTTTGGACATTTCCAGGTTAAAGTTCAGCGTTTGGGAACAGGATCAGTGAACGACACATTTCATCTGCGTTCTTTAGCCAGCAGAGCTAGCTGTTAGCCGTTCACAGCTTGTGTATATAGAAATAATTGCCGACAGATGAAGA from Larimichthys crocea isolate SSNF unplaced genomic scaffold, L_crocea_2.0 scaffold148, whole genome shotgun sequence includes:
- the LOC104938031 gene encoding PHD finger protein 20-like produces the protein MKTPPDRSGIIFEVGAQLEARDRHKNWYPATIEKIDYDKERVLIHYRQWSRRHNEWFHWTSPYLRPLERVSLRRQGLNPPCSQPVFVSGTRVLACWTDCRFYPAKILRVNRDDSYTVRFYDGVVRTVKPTKVKPFQEKSRSDKSAVGSEGWEEGESEEEEEDGGERGDDEEDKKKDEEGGEEEKVTSEEKEGAEEVEEEEEERKRKVEPSSSHPPAKKKTADDGRSGGAQDEPVTADSTQPAPANPAHVDKDVLLERQAHLPTTHKFSREPLYRVIKNQPPPILSIELDHNPFKCPAAGCTKSFRKASLLHYHIKYYHSDQQLDERGGEQEAAPLLRRKRSSSKGGGDFASDVKSEDQDDSCHHDDREHSTMGTEEVKKDAGQDRKERKNFLRVKLKKKKKKKKKKKSQSGFGSSDDEISERPAITLKLSTDHPNTPTHVDDGSDWSTLTAESGEDTSSWPVAMETEECEVVRCVCEVDEENDFMIQCESCLCWQHGTCMGLYEDNVPHNYICYYCRHTAGWRRAQRFLSEPDLLISGHMFGLSCVKENYSEVNASKISHTSRLLAHTHGLHQVLSSLQLKISLLHSHAHPDLQLWRLPWRREEGPKLASSPKGESALCYVSSEHCYQKPEASWEKSDETDTEQKDIKAEDVDRKPADVAADPTVVTDTLREACIKTENHTHTWTHTQDPVAECQLNLLDHVESLHHQISARMDLIERELDVLESWLDHSGELEPPDPLSRLPQLKQRIRRLLRDLCTVRRLSVWR